One Anser cygnoides isolate HZ-2024a breed goose chromosome 6, Taihu_goose_T2T_genome, whole genome shotgun sequence genomic region harbors:
- the LOC136791079 gene encoding ubiquitin carboxyl-terminal hydrolase 42-like isoform X1 → MSESIVQTLLDPRQARCHDHCPGQLSQCPSALSGQHLRRTGLGGAAREGRRTAGRSGRSLRAVSPPPRPHVGAFSCRGFFVSRPRALAAGDMPLPSADSLRAGPARGGGGRETPTAKPSRQGELGVRAGPAPTVKTRRRKRSAFSREHRGQVEKASRWSSELGGVPRPLWQLWRRPRLRWRLLSLLSPLSPLLPLFPAPGDPRQPPVTGPVAPGSRSCGPLCPPPRRPSRQQSCQHRIAHRLYVRFRPEHLSLSQMRTMTIVNKPKSSKSKKPSSRRSGKSKKPSTKKLMSRTANWGRIPPAEDSSQVSVAQGCGGAIYCRSSEKSKPFAQRDLIVNDGIAPPQRILFPPEKIRMDWQETQSVGVGLYNLGNTCFLNATLQCLTYTPPLANYMLSLEHSQSCREQDFCMMCTMETHINQALLCTVDAIEPTRVINNLSRIGQHFRFGSQEDAHEFLRYTVDAMQEACLNGSTKLDRSSQATTIIHQIFGGFLRSRVKCLNCKAVSDTYEAFLDITLDVKAVSSVTRALELFVKPEELDGENCYKCSECKKMVPASKRFTIHRSSNVLTISLKRFADFTGGKINKEVKYPEYLDLRAYMSQSSGEPLIYALYAVLVHHGINCRSGHYVCYIKAGNGLWYQMNDAKVVRTDIKRVLGQQAYLLFYIRRYDLTLGERAFYLAAPSYPCSFPPGQRGANSKQAGFLGPRLPPHMIKNSSRLNGNGSIKEDANTTGVTLKRPSSAPPMACVQEQPITRPSITDTSKNQKITISIHNKLPARQTVSQPDCLSSAVEDEDLYKAVPSSTITNSLQMPGAMPPVPREVIMESLTASQLNSLSEEISVPGPPKSTENDEYLEQYQCDDRGDKEKPRRSKEHELISEENVFYIKESSETGEKLRQTSPLKSDSECSSKNLSSLAVTDRCQDTKDETKKSDKERYQRKREHSPTEEKESQKDGHSIKRRCSRSVEVVKQKCHKQEYWEGSRYRSSHSERNSPDNGRRPVKYSKYRSRSRGRSEQDSARYYHSKGERSWSRERYYQDEPRKWEKCSYYKDYYSPHAAGDSRERKFSHGDKDFDKLTQTYSSRSHKRYHYKSRWPHGSLLREEDVHHFSTPRADSHRCSVAQQHSGKHSRERHALPPVSAHLENCRQKKAKEGNRKRQYTRAEGSESEIERQRRKVEKELLGGENMKKYKKF, encoded by the exons atgtctgagagcattgttcaaacacttctggacccccgtcaggctcggtgccacgaccactgccctgggcagctgtcccagtgcccgagcgccctctcagggcagcacctgaggcgcacggggctcggcggggcggcccgggaggggaggaggacggcGGGGCGAAGCGGCCGCTCCCTCAGAGCCGtctccccgccgcctcgcccgcaCGTCGGGGCTTTTTCGTGTCGGGGCTTTTTCGTGTCGCGCCCTCGGGCTCTCGCCGCGGGCGACATGCCGCTCCCCAGCGCGGACAGCTTGCGCGCGGGGcctgcccgcggcggcggcgggagggaaaCCCCAACCGCAAAGCCGTCCCGGCAGGGAGAGCTCGGGGTGCGGGCCGGTCCGGCACCGACAGTAAAGACACGCCGGAGGAAACGCTCTGCTTTTAGCCGTGAGCACCGCGGCCAGGTTGAAAAGGCGTCACGCTGGAGCTCCGAGTTGGGCGGCGTTCCGAGGCCGTTGTGGCAGTTGTGGAGACGGCCTCGGCTGAGGTGGcggctgctgtcgctgctgtcccctctgtccccgctgTTGCCGCTGTTCCCGGCGCCTGGagacccccggcagccccctgtgacaggacctgtggccccggggagcaggtCCTGTGGCCCCCTGTGCCCGCCGCCTCGTCGGCCATCCCGGCAGCaatcctgccagcacagaataGCTCACCGGCTTTACGTGCGTTTCAGG CCAGAACATTTGTCTCTGTCGCAGATGAGAACAATGACCATAGTTAACAAGCCCAAATCTTCAAAGTCTAAAAAGCCATCTTCAAGGCGGTCTGGCAAATCCAAGAAACCGAGTACTAAAAAACTGATGTCACGCACCGCAAACTGGGGCCGGATACCACCTGCAGAAGATTCAAGCCAAGTCTCTGTGGCCCAAGGATGTGGAGGTGCTATTTATTGTAGATCCTCTGAAAAATCTAAGCCTTTTGCCCAAAGAGATCTAA ttgttaatgATGGAATTGCTCcgccacaaaggattctttttccacctgagaagatacgtatggattggcaagaaacacaaagtgttggagttggcctgtacaatcttggcaacacgtgttttcttaatgctactctacagtgtttgacctacacccccccacttgccaattacatgctttctcttgagcacagccagtcat gtcgtgaacaagatttttgcatgatgtgcaCGATGGAGACTCACATTAACCAGGCCCTGCTTTGCACTGTTGATGCCATCGAGCCTACGCGTGTTATCAATAATCTCAGTC GAATAGGACAACATTTCCGTTTTGGCAGTCAAGAAGACGCACACGAGTTCTTGCGCTATACTGTTGATGCTATGCAGGAAGCGTGCTTGAATGGAAGCACCAA attggacagatcttctcaagctaccaccatcattcatcaaatatttggaggatttctaagatcaagag tgaagtgcttgaattgcaaagcagtttcggaTACGTATGAGGCATTTCTTGATATCACTTTGGATGTAAAG GCGGTTTCATCTGTTACCAGAGCTCTAGAACTATTTGTGAAACCTGAAGAGCTGGATGGAGAGAATTGCTATAAATGTAGCGA gtgtaaaAAGATGGTTCCTGCATCCAAGAGATTTACCATACACCGTTCTTCCAACGTTCTcacaatatcactgaaaagatttgcagatttcacaggtGGAAAGATCAACAAG gaagtaaaatatcctgagtattTGGACCTCCGAGCCTACATGTCTCAATCAAGTGGAGAACCACTCATCTATGCCTTATATGCGGTGCTGGTGCATCATGGTATCAACTGTCGCTCAGGACACTATGTATGCTACATAAAG GCTGGTAATGGACTTTGGTATCAGATGAATGATGCAAAAGTAGTCCGTACTGACATTAAAAGAGTTCTTGGTCAGCAAGCTTACTTACTTTTTTATATCAG GCGCTATGATTTGACGCTCGGAGAACGTGCTTTTTACTTAGCAGCACCGTCTTATCCCTGTTCATTCCCCCCTGGTCAGCGGGGGGCTAACAGTAAGCAGGCTGGATTTCTGGGACCACGACTTCCTCCTCATATGATTAAG aattcaagtcgtttaaatggaaatggatcCATAAAAGAGGATGCAAATACCACTGGTGTCACCCTAAAAAGGCCATCTTCAGCACCACCAATGGCCTGTGTTCAAGAACAGCCGATTACCAGGCCTTCAATTACTGATACGTCAAAAAACCAGAAGATCACCATCAGTATTCACAATAAATTGCCTGCTCGTCAGACTGTGTCACAGCCTGACTGTCTTAGCAGTGCTGTGGAGGATGAAGATCTCTACAAGGCTGTTCCTTCATCCACAATCACAAATTCG TTGCAGATGCCTGGAGCTATGCCTCCAGTCCCTCGAGAAGTCATCATGGAATCCCTCACGGCCAGCCAGCTGAACAGCTTGTCAGAGGAAATAAG tgtCCCGGGACCTCCGAAATCTACTGAGAATGATGAATACCTTGAACAGTACCAATGTGATGACCGTGGAGACAAGGAGAAACCAAGAAGATCAAAAGAACATGAactgatttcagaagaaaatgttttctacatcAAAGAGTCTTCTGAGACTGGTGAGAAATTGCGGCAAACTTCCCCTCTAAAGTCTGACAGTGAATGTAGTTCTAAAAACCTTTCCTCCTTAGCTGTTACAGATAGATGCCAAGATACAAAGGACGAGACTAAAAAATCTGACAAAGAGCGTTACCAGAGAAAGAGGGAACATTCTCCtactgaagagaaggagagtCAAAAAGATGGTCATTCCATCAAGAGAAGGTGCTCTCGGAGTGTGGAAGTTGTTAAGCAAAAGTGTCACAAGCAGGAGTATTGGGAGGGAAGCAGGTACAGATCTTCCCATAGTGAAAGGAACAGCCCTGATAATGGCAGAAGACcagtaaaatattcaaagtacaGATCTCGAAGCAGAGGAAGATCAGAACAAGATAGCGCTAGATATTACCAttccaaaggggaaagaagtTGGAGCAGAGAAAGATACTATCAAGATGAACCAcggaaatgggaaaaatgtagCTATTACAAGGATTACTATTCACCTCATGCAGCAGGAGACAGTAGAGAGAGAAAGTTCTCTCACGGTGATAAAGACTTTGACAAATTGACTCAGACTTACTCCAGCAGGTCACATAAGCGTTATCATTACAAAAGCAGATGGCCTCACGGTTCCCTCTTGAGAGAGGAAGATGTACATCACTTTAGCACACCCAGAGCAGACTCACATCGTTGCTCAGTAGCTCAGCAACATTCTGGAAAACATTCGCGTGAGAGACATGCACTTCCACCTGTGTCAGCTCATTTGGAGAACTGTCgccagaaaaaggcaaaagaaggaaacagaaaaagacaatataCTCGTGCAGAAGGtagtgaaagtgaaatagaaaggcaacgcagaaaggtagaaaaggagcttttaggtggtgaaaacatgaaaaaatataagaagttctag
- the LOC136791079 gene encoding ubiquitin carboxyl-terminal hydrolase 42-like isoform X2 — MSESIVQTLLDPRQARCHDHCPGQLSQCPSALSGQHLRRTGLGGAAREGRRTAGRSGRSLRAVSPPPRPHVGAFSCRGFFVSRPRALAAGDMPLPSADSLRAGPARGGGGRETPTAKPSRQGELGVRAGPAPTVKTRRRKRSAFSREHRGQVEKASRWSSELGGVPRPLWQLWRRPRLRWRLLSLLSPLSPLLPLFPAPGDPRQPPVTGPVAPGSRSCGPLCPPPRRPSRQQSCQHRIAHRLYVRFRPEHLSLSQMRTMTIVNKPKSSKSKKPSSRRSGKSKKPSTKKLMSRTANWGRIPPAEDSSQVSVAQGCGGAIYCRSSEKSKPFAQRDLIVNDGIAPPQRILFPPEKIRMDWQETQSVGVGLYNLGNTCFLNATLQCLTYTPPLANYMLSLEHSQSCREQDFCMMCTMETHINQALLCTVDAIEPTRVINNLSRIGQHFRFGSQEDAHEFLRYTVDAMQEACLNGSTKLDRSSQATTIIHQIFGGFLRSRVKCLNCKAVSDTYEAFLDITLDVKAVSSVTRALELFVKPEELDGENCYKCSECKKMVPASKRFTIHRSSNVLTISLKRFADFTGGKINKEVKYPEYLDLRAYMSQSSGEPLIYALYAVLVHHGINCRSGHYVCYIKAGNGLWYQMNDAKVVRTDIKRVLGQQAYLLFYIRRYDLTLGERAFYLAAPSYPCSFPPGQRGANSKQAGFLGPRLPPHMIKNSSRLNGNGSIKEDANTTGVTLKRPSSAPPMACVQEQPITRPSITDTSKNQKITISIHNKLPARQTVSQPDCLSSAVEDEDLYKAVPSSTITNSLQMPGAMPPVPREVIMESLTASQLNSLSEEISVPGPPKSTENDEYLEQYQCDDRGDKEKPRRSKEHELISEENVFYIKESSETAVTDRCQDTKDETKKSDKERYQRKREHSPTEEKESQKDGHSIKRRCSRSVEVVKQKCHKQEYWEGSRYRSSHSERNSPDNGRRPVKYSKYRSRSRGRSEQDSARYYHSKGERSWSRERYYQDEPRKWEKCSYYKDYYSPHAAGDSRERKFSHGDKDFDKLTQTYSSRSHKRYHYKSRWPHGSLLREEDVHHFSTPRADSHRCSVAQQHSGKHSRERHALPPVSAHLENCRQKKAKEGNRKRQYTRAEGSESEIERQRRKVEKELLGGENMKKYKKF; from the exons atgtctgagagcattgttcaaacacttctggacccccgtcaggctcggtgccacgaccactgccctgggcagctgtcccagtgcccgagcgccctctcagggcagcacctgaggcgcacggggctcggcggggcggcccgggaggggaggaggacggcGGGGCGAAGCGGCCGCTCCCTCAGAGCCGtctccccgccgcctcgcccgcaCGTCGGGGCTTTTTCGTGTCGGGGCTTTTTCGTGTCGCGCCCTCGGGCTCTCGCCGCGGGCGACATGCCGCTCCCCAGCGCGGACAGCTTGCGCGCGGGGcctgcccgcggcggcggcgggagggaaaCCCCAACCGCAAAGCCGTCCCGGCAGGGAGAGCTCGGGGTGCGGGCCGGTCCGGCACCGACAGTAAAGACACGCCGGAGGAAACGCTCTGCTTTTAGCCGTGAGCACCGCGGCCAGGTTGAAAAGGCGTCACGCTGGAGCTCCGAGTTGGGCGGCGTTCCGAGGCCGTTGTGGCAGTTGTGGAGACGGCCTCGGCTGAGGTGGcggctgctgtcgctgctgtcccctctgtccccgctgTTGCCGCTGTTCCCGGCGCCTGGagacccccggcagccccctgtgacaggacctgtggccccggggagcaggtCCTGTGGCCCCCTGTGCCCGCCGCCTCGTCGGCCATCCCGGCAGCaatcctgccagcacagaataGCTCACCGGCTTTACGTGCGTTTCAGG CCAGAACATTTGTCTCTGTCGCAGATGAGAACAATGACCATAGTTAACAAGCCCAAATCTTCAAAGTCTAAAAAGCCATCTTCAAGGCGGTCTGGCAAATCCAAGAAACCGAGTACTAAAAAACTGATGTCACGCACCGCAAACTGGGGCCGGATACCACCTGCAGAAGATTCAAGCCAAGTCTCTGTGGCCCAAGGATGTGGAGGTGCTATTTATTGTAGATCCTCTGAAAAATCTAAGCCTTTTGCCCAAAGAGATCTAA ttgttaatgATGGAATTGCTCcgccacaaaggattctttttccacctgagaagatacgtatggattggcaagaaacacaaagtgttggagttggcctgtacaatcttggcaacacgtgttttcttaatgctactctacagtgtttgacctacacccccccacttgccaattacatgctttctcttgagcacagccagtcat gtcgtgaacaagatttttgcatgatgtgcaCGATGGAGACTCACATTAACCAGGCCCTGCTTTGCACTGTTGATGCCATCGAGCCTACGCGTGTTATCAATAATCTCAGTC GAATAGGACAACATTTCCGTTTTGGCAGTCAAGAAGACGCACACGAGTTCTTGCGCTATACTGTTGATGCTATGCAGGAAGCGTGCTTGAATGGAAGCACCAA attggacagatcttctcaagctaccaccatcattcatcaaatatttggaggatttctaagatcaagag tgaagtgcttgaattgcaaagcagtttcggaTACGTATGAGGCATTTCTTGATATCACTTTGGATGTAAAG GCGGTTTCATCTGTTACCAGAGCTCTAGAACTATTTGTGAAACCTGAAGAGCTGGATGGAGAGAATTGCTATAAATGTAGCGA gtgtaaaAAGATGGTTCCTGCATCCAAGAGATTTACCATACACCGTTCTTCCAACGTTCTcacaatatcactgaaaagatttgcagatttcacaggtGGAAAGATCAACAAG gaagtaaaatatcctgagtattTGGACCTCCGAGCCTACATGTCTCAATCAAGTGGAGAACCACTCATCTATGCCTTATATGCGGTGCTGGTGCATCATGGTATCAACTGTCGCTCAGGACACTATGTATGCTACATAAAG GCTGGTAATGGACTTTGGTATCAGATGAATGATGCAAAAGTAGTCCGTACTGACATTAAAAGAGTTCTTGGTCAGCAAGCTTACTTACTTTTTTATATCAG GCGCTATGATTTGACGCTCGGAGAACGTGCTTTTTACTTAGCAGCACCGTCTTATCCCTGTTCATTCCCCCCTGGTCAGCGGGGGGCTAACAGTAAGCAGGCTGGATTTCTGGGACCACGACTTCCTCCTCATATGATTAAG aattcaagtcgtttaaatggaaatggatcCATAAAAGAGGATGCAAATACCACTGGTGTCACCCTAAAAAGGCCATCTTCAGCACCACCAATGGCCTGTGTTCAAGAACAGCCGATTACCAGGCCTTCAATTACTGATACGTCAAAAAACCAGAAGATCACCATCAGTATTCACAATAAATTGCCTGCTCGTCAGACTGTGTCACAGCCTGACTGTCTTAGCAGTGCTGTGGAGGATGAAGATCTCTACAAGGCTGTTCCTTCATCCACAATCACAAATTCG TTGCAGATGCCTGGAGCTATGCCTCCAGTCCCTCGAGAAGTCATCATGGAATCCCTCACGGCCAGCCAGCTGAACAGCTTGTCAGAGGAAATAAG tgtCCCGGGACCTCCGAAATCTACTGAGAATGATGAATACCTTGAACAGTACCAATGTGATGACCGTGGAGACAAGGAGAAACCAAGAAGATCAAAAGAACATGAactgatttcagaagaaaatgttttctacatcAAAGAGTCTTCTGAGACTG CTGTTACAGATAGATGCCAAGATACAAAGGACGAGACTAAAAAATCTGACAAAGAGCGTTACCAGAGAAAGAGGGAACATTCTCCtactgaagagaaggagagtCAAAAAGATGGTCATTCCATCAAGAGAAGGTGCTCTCGGAGTGTGGAAGTTGTTAAGCAAAAGTGTCACAAGCAGGAGTATTGGGAGGGAAGCAGGTACAGATCTTCCCATAGTGAAAGGAACAGCCCTGATAATGGCAGAAGACcagtaaaatattcaaagtacaGATCTCGAAGCAGAGGAAGATCAGAACAAGATAGCGCTAGATATTACCAttccaaaggggaaagaagtTGGAGCAGAGAAAGATACTATCAAGATGAACCAcggaaatgggaaaaatgtagCTATTACAAGGATTACTATTCACCTCATGCAGCAGGAGACAGTAGAGAGAGAAAGTTCTCTCACGGTGATAAAGACTTTGACAAATTGACTCAGACTTACTCCAGCAGGTCACATAAGCGTTATCATTACAAAAGCAGATGGCCTCACGGTTCCCTCTTGAGAGAGGAAGATGTACATCACTTTAGCACACCCAGAGCAGACTCACATCGTTGCTCAGTAGCTCAGCAACATTCTGGAAAACATTCGCGTGAGAGACATGCACTTCCACCTGTGTCAGCTCATTTGGAGAACTGTCgccagaaaaaggcaaaagaaggaaacagaaaaagacaatataCTCGTGCAGAAGGtagtgaaagtgaaatagaaaggcaacgcagaaaggtagaaaaggagcttttaggtggtgaaaacatgaaaaaatataagaagttctag